The Paenibacillus swuensis genome contains the following window.
CGCATCTGTAAAGTTTACCGCTCTTGCCAGGTCGGACACCTTGAGCCCTGTCGCATATTGCTCCAGTATCATTTTCACAACCGTTTGAATTTCAGGACGCCACTGCTTATTGGAACACTCCTTGACATAGCTGAGATAGAGCGGTATCCAGCCCCTTAACCATTCATAAATATCCTCCATCGTATCCGCAGCCCGAATGGCATGGAAGGGATTCTTGTCCTCATAGGGCAGTACCGAGTAAATATCTCCGCCGATTTCCTGCAGGTTTTGCGAGAAGTGATAGATCAGCTCGATCCACGCCTCCTTCACCGTTTCCGGGTGCCATCTGCGCTCTTGGACGACAAAGCGGTACAAGTCTTCTAGTCCGACGAGCATTGCTGCCTCGTCACGCTGTTCAATGCGGCGCGTCCACTGCTCCCCTTGCATCTTGAGGAAAGAAAGAGAGGCATCGTTTGGATGTTCCAGCATAGGCTCAAACTGCACGATGTGACCCATCCCCATGTAGAACTGCTGCTGCAAAGCGGTTTCCGCCTCTTCGTATGCGTTATGTATCCCGTATATGTCGGCACATAGACATGAAATTCCAAAGCTGACCGTCAGCTTTAAATAACGCGCCACACAATCCCGCATCTCCTCCAGCATGGGAATGGAACATTGCTGCGTAAGCAAGGCGTATGTACCGGGTTCTAGTTCGATGTATTCGCCCTGCATATGTCCTTTCAGCACCTCTTGGAGCACGTTGGACACCGAATAGCCCAGCAGCTTTTCACTCTTATATTTATTCTCGCCCAGAACCTTTTGGTAATGTCCGATTTTTATGCTTGTCAAGTAAAATGGGCCTTCAATCGAGGTATATCCATTCTCTCTGAACGTCTCTTCAATCTCTTTGCGTGAGCACATCTTCGTGATAATATCGCAAAACCGCCTCTCACTGAACTGCTCCTGCAGTCTGCTTATGCGAGAGTTCAGATGACGGTTAAGAATCTCCTCCGACCGTTCCTTCTCAATCACCGCTTTCAAGGTCAGCAACTTCTCCTGCAGCTCCTCCGGCTCCATCGTCAGCTTCAATACATAATCCAATGAGCCTAGCTGCAGTGCCCTGCGCACATATTGAAAATCATGGAGATTCGAAAGAATGATGCTCTTCATATGGGGATACTTCATTTTGACCTGCTCAAGCAGAGTTAGGCCATCCATCACAGGCATAGAAATATCCGTCAAAATAATATCACAGGTAGATTGCTCCAAAATCTGCAAAGCCTCTATTCCGTTTGCCGCCTCACCAATCAGATGAAAACCATGTTCATCCCACGGCACGAAGGTTTTCAGCCCTACCCGAACCAGAAATTCATCTTCTACGATTAATATGCGGATCATTCTGCTTGTCCCCTTCCAGCCATGGCATGGACAGCTTCACACTAGCCCCGCCCGTTAGACTTTGCAATTGTTCCAGACCATAGCCCTCACCGAAGTGCATATGAATTCGTTCATGAATGTTGCGCAAACCGATTCCACTGAATTTCGCTTGAATAAGCGGATTCGGGGGCACTTCCATCTGTTCCGCTCGTTCAGCAAATCCCACTCCATTGTCATTCACATAAATATGCAGGTCGCCATCAAGCATTTCGGCGCGAATTACGACCTCGATTTGAGAACGATTCCCATGAATAAGGCTATTCTCAACCAAAGGTTGCAGGGACAGCTTTAAAATATGTGCCTTCAACAGAGATTCTGGCACCTCAATGACCAGGCTTAAATGGTTGTTGAACCGAATATTTTGCAGTTTGATGTACTGTTCCAGAAAATCCAATTCTTCTCGAAGGGCGATCATTTCACGGTCATGGCTCATGACGAAGGTCAGCATCTTGCCCAGTGAAGTAATCATCCGGCTAACGTGCTCCGCGCCGGACATGCGGGCCGACCACTTGATGGAATTGAGCGTATTGAATAAAAAGTGCGGCGAGATTTGCGATTGCAGCGCATGAAAGCGGGCTTCCTCCTTACGCTGCTGTTCCTCGGATAAGTTGACGATTAACTTTCTCAGCTTATGAACCATGCTGTTAAAATTGTGACTTAGCAAAGCAATTTCATCGCTGCCTTTAATCTCAATTTTTTCATTGAAATTGCCGTCGCCCACCTTGACCATGGAGCTAAGCAAGCGCTTAATCGGCTGAATAAACCGAAACATAAAAACCACAAACAGAGCGCAGGAGCCCAGAAAGAATAGCGACAGCCAAATAAACGACTGATTTCGCAAGTATCTCAGTCCTTGTGTATATTCGAGCTGCGGCATCACTTGAACGAAGTTCCAACCGAGCTGTTGAATCGTTTGGTGATTAATCAAATAGTTATCTTGTGTAAGCACCTTGTTAGGCCTCTGATCGTCCTTGTCACTGCCTAATTCAAGCTGATCGAGCCTTAGCTGCTGAGCAAGGAGTGGATCACCGAACAGCACCTTTGATCCTTTTAAAAGAAAAATGTCCTTGGCATCCGGCAAAAAATGCTGAAGCGGAATCCCGATCATCATAACCCCCAAGGGTTGAACCGAATCCCCCTTCAATTGACGGGACATTACGAGCAATTGTTCTTGATTTGCCAGGATAGCCGCATTAATCCCGTGGGCATCCTGCAGCTGCCATTGGGGCGTTCCCTTCCCAGCAAGAGCTGCTGCGTACCACCCCTGACTGCTATAGTCATCTAGCAGCTGATCGGGATTTCCCACATTTAAACTGGTAAATACATGCCCTCTGGAATCTACTACCGTGATATAGGAGCGGCTTTGCAATATAAAATCAAGAATGTTATTCAGCTTGGCGTTAAAGCCTATGTATTGCTGAAAGGCACTGTGATCCTCCAGCCATGCATTTTCCTTAAGCTTCAAAAACTGTTGAACTTCCGGATCATTCACAATCAAGTTGGAGGCTTTAAACATCCGTTCAGCGGTTTCGTTCATGCTATCGCCTATTCGGGTAATCACCTGATCATTCGATTGATTGACGGTTTGAACGAAAAGCTGCTGGGAGGAGGAATAATAGGAATAGAACAGAATGAAAATAGGAGCAATTACGAGGGCTATAAAAGCGAAAAGGAGTTTGTTGCGAATACTGTTCAACGGGTACTTGAGCGGATGCAACATATCGGATTCCCCTTTAAATCAGTAACCCTGCCCATCTACCGACAAAGTTTTCATCTCATTCTACTATAAAAGAGGAGCATTGAGAACGAATTATTTTGTGCGGAATCCGGCTATTTCTTAGCTTATAATTTGGTCCTGGAAAATGTGGTGAAAGAAGAAAAAAAGGACCCGTCAGGGTCCTTTTCTTTAACTACACTTACTGTAACCACAGTTCGTGCACGTCTTGCAACCTTCCGAATTCACCAGCGCCGCCGTACCGCACGCCGTACACAGATCCAGCGACGGTACCGAGCTCGGTCTCGCCATTTTCGCCGCAGCAGGTGCAGGCGTTGCCGTCGGCGCGTCCAGCACTTCGCTGGCCGCAGATACCAATTCATCCGGGTCGCTGCCCTGGATGTGAATCTCGAGCGCTTTCGCTACCGCGTCGGCGATCGATTCCACACGGTTCGGGCCGAAGCCGATCGCCCCGGAACCGCCGATACCCTTGAGGTGCTTGATAAGTAACAGCACCTTGTTGCCGTGGTCGCCGTACCGCAGGAACAGCGAGCACACGCGGCCCAGCGCTTCCGCCATCGCGAACACGTCGGAGCCGGCTTTGCCGACGTTCAGGAAGATCTCGCCCGGCGTGCCGTTCAGGTCGTTGATCGTGATATACGCCATACCGAACGGCGTATTCACTTTATACGTAGCGCCCTTCAGAATCTGAGGACGGCTCTTATATTCTTTGTCGAACAATCCCTTAGCCGCAGGGGTTGCCTTCACCGGCAACGAACTTTCCAGTGTTTTCAACGTACCCGCATCGGTACCGGAAGCAACGGAAGCCAATGCCGCGG
Protein-coding sequences here:
- a CDS encoding response regulator encodes the protein MIRILIVEDEFLVRVGLKTFVPWDEHGFHLIGEAANGIEALQILEQSTCDIILTDISMPVMDGLTLLEQVKMKYPHMKSIILSNLHDFQYVRRALQLGSLDYVLKLTMEPEELQEKLLTLKAVIEKERSEEILNRHLNSRISRLQEQFSERRFCDIITKMCSRKEIEETFRENGYTSIEGPFYLTSIKIGHYQKVLGENKYKSEKLLGYSVSNVLQEVLKGHMQGEYIELEPGTYALLTQQCSIPMLEEMRDCVARYLKLTVSFGISCLCADIYGIHNAYEEAETALQQQFYMGMGHIVQFEPMLEHPNDASLSFLKMQGEQWTRRIEQRDEAAMLVGLEDLYRFVVQERRWHPETVKEAWIELIYHFSQNLQEIGGDIYSVLPYEDKNPFHAIRAADTMEDIYEWLRGWIPLYLSYVKECSNKQWRPEIQTVVKMILEQYATGLKVSDLARAVNFTDAYLSVLFKKETGETIIDCIIRHKMRKAREMLKDPSVKIYEVSDAIGYTDPNYFAKLFKKVEGIYPLEFRKKYLNN
- a CDS encoding cache domain-containing sensor histidine kinase, with product MLHPLKYPLNSIRNKLLFAFIALVIAPIFILFYSYYSSSQQLFVQTVNQSNDQVITRIGDSMNETAERMFKASNLIVNDPEVQQFLKLKENAWLEDHSAFQQYIGFNAKLNNILDFILQSRSYITVVDSRGHVFTSLNVGNPDQLLDDYSSQGWYAAALAGKGTPQWQLQDAHGINAAILANQEQLLVMSRQLKGDSVQPLGVMMIGIPLQHFLPDAKDIFLLKGSKVLFGDPLLAQQLRLDQLELGSDKDDQRPNKVLTQDNYLINHQTIQQLGWNFVQVMPQLEYTQGLRYLRNQSFIWLSLFFLGSCALFVVFMFRFIQPIKRLLSSMVKVGDGNFNEKIEIKGSDEIALLSHNFNSMVHKLRKLIVNLSEEQQRKEEARFHALQSQISPHFLFNTLNSIKWSARMSGAEHVSRMITSLGKMLTFVMSHDREMIALREELDFLEQYIKLQNIRFNNHLSLVIEVPESLLKAHILKLSLQPLVENSLIHGNRSQIEVVIRAEMLDGDLHIYVNDNGVGFAERAEQMEVPPNPLIQAKFSGIGLRNIHERIHMHFGEGYGLEQLQSLTGGASVKLSMPWLEGDKQNDPHINRRR